The sequence gtgtaccctgcaaaacacatggcaactcgggtaaaaaacAGAGTTGCCACCTtcttataaagcacactaggggcagttgccatgtgcacTGCAAAACACATGACAACTAGCAGTTTGGGTATGAGGAGACGAGAccggcgtgtgggcgagatggtaaatacccacacactagcccttgtgcgtgcgtgcaaagtggcgtgtgggcgaactgcatctcgcccacacaccagcccctcccgTGTGGTGAAACGGCTGTGTGGGCGGCCGGGTGAACGCCCACACAACAGgccagtcctacgtggcactagAAACATGCCATGATTCAGACCATATATATTTTATTTTATCATTTCCGAAAGAAATACTCCCATTTTCTTATCCAATACCGCCGTCTTCTTGCTCCTTCCCTTCTCCTCCTAGATGCTCTGCGTGTCTGCCGCCGCCGGCCGGCGTGACCTTGCCGCGACAACCTGCAACATGGGACGCCTGTAGGAGCTGTCTGTCCCATCCCATCCTGttcaccaccaccaccccctgacCGGTTATTGCGCTACCGCAGCGGCGGCAACTAGCACCAGGCGTACGGCCGGTGCGGGGCGCCGATGGTAGGACGCGGAGGCGGGCGCGCACCCTCTGGCTCCTCGCCGGCTGCGGTTCCGTTCCACTCGATTCGCGTTTCATCCAAGGCGCCGGTGCCTGCGCCTGCTCGCGCTCACTCCAGCGCCATCGACCGCCCCCATAGCCTAGGAGCTCGGGCAGAAGCTCTTGGTTTCCTCGAGCGGCAGCGCGGAGACCTGATTCCGGTGCgggcgtgcggcggcgcggcggtggaATGTTCCACGGCAGACGTGCACATTGAAATTACAAGGGGCAACGGTATCTCCAAACAGCGAAAATACAAGGGAAagttacatactccctccgtaaactaatataagagcgtttagaatactaaaatccGGGTCGCATGTTTTTTTCAAGTTGCCAAACGTATGATTTAGGTCCGCAGTTTAATCCGGTAGAGAAATACACAGATAGAGGATAGAATTGAAACAATAGCTTGAACTAGCAAGAATGTTAGCATTGCTATGCTAAAATGAAATCACACCGAAATCCTCCCCTGGGAGTACCCAAAAAGCCAGGTCATGCAGCTGTATAGGCTTTCCCGGAAGGCCGCAGCTCGCCGCCATTGAGGAAGCCGGAGTACCAGCGGGCAGAGTTCCTCACGTACCTTGTCCTCCCCTTGATGTTCATGTCGACGCCACACAGACCGAAACGCGAACGGTAGCCGAAGAGGAACTCGAAAACGTCGAGGAAAGACCACACGAAGTATCCCCGCGCGTCCGATCCGTTCCTGCAACCAGTACACAGCCCTCTCCATATCAGAAGCTACTAGCATCCAGATTAGCTAGGAATCACTTGATTGTAGTTGAATTCCTTGTCTTGAACCCCAAAAGTTTCGATTGAATTTGTGCTAGTACATTATTTTTCTGAAACAGGATAAGTAAACACGATAATATATGTAGGAAGATGAAATAAACCTTATGGACAGATAGAGAACTTCCAGATAATCTTGCAGGAACTCTGATCTGTTGTCGTCCTCGTATACGATCTTTCCTGagattttggggggggggggggggggggggggggggggggggggtctgagtATCCTGAGTCATTAAAGAAAATATTGTACGTGTCGTTGATTTTGTTTTCCAGAGGTCAATATGTTTTGCTTAGTATTTACATCGTCAGCATCAGTGTGTAGGTTTTTTTTAGCATACCGTTTTCATGGATCAAGATTGGAGGATTTCCGTACTTGAGTTTCAGGTGGTCCAGTAGCTTCCCTAGAGCCCAAGGAGCATACTCAAGACCTCCCTGCATGTTATATCAATAAAATTTACACACCTTATGATTCAGAAAAGAAGGAAGAAAACTTCACAGATGTATATATACATACCGCTTGTATATCTTCGAATGGATCTGAATCCAGGCAAGAAGATGTTGCATTAATGATGATGCTAGCTCAAGTTCATTTGAGGAACATAGTTAGATTGGAATGACTAACAATTAATTTACTTACCTGCAATGGCAGATGCGTCAGCATAGTAGTCTCTCTGCTTCAGATTGAAAGCGCTGTCGTCGGCTCGTGCGCGAACAACGAGGTAGTGATTGAAGCCGATGAAGTCGAATGCTCCGCGCAATTTCTTAGACTGCTCTGCAGTTAAATTCGGCAACCGTGCTCCTGCCCTGCTCCTCATCACAGTAGGGTAGTCCCCATACACCAGAGGATGCATAAACCTGTGCAGAGAAGGCCTGAGTTGTTGCTGTTAGAATATAGAGTTGTAATCTCaacctccttccttctcttgtatTCTACCCAAACTCTTTCTGTCATAACCTTGTACGTCAAGCCAGGCTTCAGCCACGCATCAATATAAACTACCACGCGGCTTCCTTGATGGAGAAGGAACGCTTCATATctttcatggtaatcagagccacctCTTCTCATACATCTAGCCACAATCCAAAACCCTAGAAACCACACATCATCGTCTCCATGGCTTCCTCCGCCGGCGTCTCCCTCAACCTTGGATCGCCGCCGTCTGAGAAGCTCGCAAGAGGTAATTTCATCCTCTGGAAGACGCAGGTCCTCCCAGCCCTGCGAGGCGCGCAGGTGACGGGGCTCCTGGACAACACCGATGCCGCTCCACCCAAGATGGTGGAGATCACGAAGGCAGACAAGACCACGGCCCTAGAGCCGAATCCCCTATACGGACCCTGGATCGCCAAAGATCAGCAGGTTCTATCATACCTTCTCAATTCCATGTCTCCAGAAATTCTTGCACAAGTTGTTGGGAAAGATTCCACCTTTGAGCTCTGGACGACGGTGACAAATCTCTTCGCCTCACAATCTCAGTCTCGGATTACTAATCTGAGAATCGCCATCACCAATACCAAGAAGGGCTCGATGTCAAGCTCGGCGTATATGGCGAAGATGAAAAGTCTTGGGGATGAACTAGCTGCTGCAGGTCGTCCCGTATCTGATCCGGAGATGGTGGACTATATTCTGGCCGGACTGGACCGCGACTACGACCCCGTGGTGGCGGCGATCGGCGCTGTCAAAAACATCATCACAGCCGACGATCTTTTTGCCCAGATTGCTGCCTTTGATCAAAGGATGGAGATGCTAGGCGACTCATCTTCAGGCGGGTTCTATTCATCCGCTAATGCGGTCTACAGAGGCCGTGGCCAGTCCCGTGGCAGATCTCGCGGGCGTGGAGGAAGAGGCCGTGGCCGTGGTGATcgtggtgaccgcggtgaccgaCAGTCGTCTTCCTCCAATGGAGGCGGCGGATTCAGAGGCCGTCCtcgacagcaacagcaacagcaggctCGTGAGCAACAGCATGACTATCCAGAATGTCAGATATGCTACAGACACCATCTAGGAGGTGCACGAGTTTGCTGGTGGCGTTATGAAGAAAACGACCAGGAAGAAAAGCAAGCGCATGCAGCCTCCTATGACGTGGACACCAACTGGTACGCCGATAGTGCAGCAACAAACCACATCACAGGTGAACTTGACAAGTTGACGATGCGGGAGAAGTATAATGGAGGCGACCAAATTCGCACGGCAAGCGGTTCTGGTATGGATATCACACACATTGGCAGTTCAATTGTTAAAACCCCCGTGAAAAATTTACACTTGACCAATGTCTTGCATGTTCCTCAAACCTCTcaaaatcttgtttccgttcatCGATTCACTCTTGATAACAATGTTCTTATTGAGTTctatccttattttttcttggttaAGGACTTGAAAACAAGGAGAGTCATTCTTAGAGGACGGTGCGTGGGAGGACTCTACccactcatatcatcatcatcatcatcatcttcatggtccaataaacAAGCAAATATTGTCACCAAGCTATCTACATCAAGGTGGCATAGTCGTTTAGGTCATCCATCTTCAGTCATAGTTAGATAtgttcttagcaaaaataaactctcTTATGAGCCTAGTAGTGAGTTAGTTTGTGATCCGTGTCaacaagcaaaaagtcatcaattaccttacCCAATTTCTACTAGTGTGTCTACTGCCCCTTTACAACTTatcttttcagatgtatgggggccagctcctatttcagttggtagattttcctattatgtaagttttattgatgactatagtaaatttacttggatttatctGTTGAAAAAGCGATCTGATGTATTCCAAGTTTTCCTCaatttccaaaatcttgttgaacgcaaactgaactctaaaatcattgctatgcaaagtgactggggtggtgagtatgaaaaactaaattctttctttcaaaagcttggcatatcacaccatgtatcttgtcctcatgctcaccaacaaaatggatccgctgaaagaaagcaccgtcacatagttgaTATGGGGCTTGCCTTGTTAGCAAATGCTTCCATGCCGcttaaattttgggatgaagcattcttaactgctacatatctcatcaacttgcttccaagtaaagttatcaaatTTGAAACACCCATTACACGACTTCTTGGTGTCACACCCAACTATACATCTCTTCGTATTTTTGGTTGTGCCTGTTGGCCCAATCTTAGGCCTTACAACACACGCAAACTCGCTTTCCGCTCAAAACGGTGTGTCTTTTTAGGCTATAGCCCCATGCATAAAGGGGTTAAGTGCCTTGATGTTCCTACTGGTCGGGTGTATATATCCAGAGATGTTGTATTTGATGAGTCCGTGTTTCCCTTTGCATCCCTTCATCCTAATGCTGGTGCACTTCTCCGCaaagaaattcttcttcttccttcacatcTTCGGTCTTTTGATCATGGGGGCGACAACAATTGTACTAACCAATGTGATGATATTCCTGTTGGTACTAGTCTTTCTCTTATGCCTGTGCAGGTCCCTGGAGAAAACGGTGCTCAAAATGATCAAGATCTCGAAAATATGGCTGGTTTTAATCCTATATTTCatgttgaggaaggagacaaagcTGGCACAGATGACGAAGAAGATCTGGCGGCGCCTGCCACCCCTGCACGCGCGCAGATCTCGGATCACGCGACCGCATCCGCCTCGGATCAAGCCCCTGATGGCTCCAGTCCTGGATCCAGGGCGGGCCACTCTCGTGCTGCCGCGTCAGCTTCAGGCGGGACCAGCAGCGGGGCCGAATCCCCCTCGCCCCGCGCGCCAGCGTCAGACGGGACCAGCGGCGGGACCAGATCCTCTCCGCACCACGCGCGCCTCCAGTCGTGGTCGGGTGGCGGATCCTCTGCGCCAGTGCCTGCAGGAGGGGCAGCCACACCAGAAGCCACAGGATCCCCTGCGCATATGACGACAAATCAGTCCACTGCATCAGCAGATTCTCCTGGATCTTCTGTGGCAAGTATACCAGCGGTGCAGCGAGAGGTTTCTTCACGTGTTATGACTCGGCTACAGAAAGGTATACGGAATCCTAAAATTAGGAAAGATGGAACTATACCATATGGAATGTTGTGTATTTCAGGAGAACCAACATCGTTGAAGAATGCACTTGATGATCCTAAATGGAAAAAGGCAATGGATGAGGAGTATTCTGCGCTCATGAGGAATAAGACTTGGCATCTTGTACCAAATCagagaggtaaaaatattattgattgcaaatgggtgtatAGAATTAAGAAGAAGGCAGATGGCTCCGTTGACAGATATAAGGCACGTCTAGTTGCAAAGGGCTTTAAGCAACGTTATggcattgactatgaggacacctttagtcccgttgtgaaagctgcaactatcagacttgtgttagccattgctgtatccagaggatggagtttaaggcagctagatgtacagaatgcGTTTCTGCACGGTGTTCTAGAAGAGGAAGTGTttatgagacaaccacctgggtatgagAGTAAGAAATTGCCACAGTATGTCTGCAAGCTTGATAAAGCACTCTATGGTCTAAAGCAAGCACCCAGAGCATGGTATTCCAGATTGAGCTCACAGTTAAAATATCTTGGCTTTGTTGCTTCCAAGGCTGACACATCCttgtttatttataacaaggcaggagtagtcatttttgtgcttatatatgttgatgatatcatagttgcaagttcttcacaaaatgctacTAATGCTCTTTTGCATGATTTGAGCTCAGAGTTTGCCTTGAAGGACCTAGGTGATTTGCATTTCTTCTTGGGTATTGAAGTCAAGAAAACTCAAGATGGTATTGTGTTAAATCAGGAAAAATATATTCTTGAGCTTCTGTCTCGCATGGGGATGAAAAATTGCAAGCCAATGTCTACACCTTTATCCTCCTCAGAAAGTCTCTCAGCATATGAGGGTGAGCCACTTCAAGAGGAGGAGAGTACAAGGTATAGGAGTActgtgggagcactacaatatttaaCTCTCACACGTCCAGATATCTCATTTGCTGTCAACAAGGTTTGTCAATATCTTCATGCACCTACTTCTGCGCATTGGTCAGCTGTCAAGAGGATTGTGAGATATGTGAAACATACTATGGGAATAGGACTTCATTTCAAACGGTCTAATTCTTCTCTTGTGAGTGCATTCTCTGATGTTGACTGGGCAGGATGTAGTGATGACAGAAGATCAACTGGAGGTTTTGCAGTGTTCTTTGGATCTAATCTTATCTCCTGGAGTGCTAGAAAGCAAGCTACTGTGTCACGCTCAAGTACAGAAGCTGAATACAAGTCTTTGGCTAATGCAACTGCTGAGATCATTTGGGTTGAATCACTTCTTgaggaattgggaatcaagaagaatcgtatctcatgtttatggtgtgataatttaGGAGCAACATATCTGTCTGcaaatccagtgttccatgccaggacaaagcacatagaaattgattttcactttgtacgAGAAAGGGTTGCGGCAAGGAAACTTGAGATTCGATTTATTCCTTCTAAGGATCAAGTGGCTGACGGTTTTACAAAAGCACTACCAGCAAGACCATTTGAAGAATTCAAGAGTAATCTTAACTTAGGttagttgagattaagggagggtgttagaatatAGAGTTGTAATCTCAACCTCGTTCCTTCTCTTGTATTCTACCCAAACTCTTTCTGTCATAACCTTGTACGTCAAGCCAGGCTTCGGCCACGCATCAATATAAACTACCACGCGGCTCCCTCGATGGAGTAGGAACGCTTCATATCTTTCAGTTGCTGATTGCATCCACAGAATTATCAACTAAAATTCAATCCAAACAAAAGCCAAGTACTCACCATCCAATGTGGAAGTCGTTCATCCTCGTTGCAGCAGCTGCATCCTGCGATGAGTTGGTAGCAGGCTCATGCCACCAGCCCAAGAGAGTGATTCCTATCTGTCCTCTTTGAGTTGCCTACACAGTGAGCATTGCATCGCATGATCAGGTTAGGAAGATATTGATAAATGATGGTTTTGATATGGGACTTACCTGGTACTTGTCTCTATACAGGCGCACTGCCGAGGCATGTGCGAGCAGGAGGTGGTGGGCTGCTACATACGGCTCCGTCGTAGAATCCCCTCTGGTGCAGTTCTCGCCGAAGGGATGGGAGCAGCGCTGCGGTGGAAGCCGGCCGTTGTCGAAGCCTCCGATGGTCTCTATGTTGGGCTCATTGACGGTGACCCAGTGCTTCACCCTGTCCCCGAAGCTCTCGAAGCAGGCTTCGGCATATGCGGTGTAATCGTCTCTGCAACAAGACACATTCAGTTTTATGCAGAGCATCTGAGAACTCACATGAATCTTTTTTGCAGGTGTCAGAGATGGTGGCCGAAAGGTTGCAGCACTCACATGAATCTGGGGCTGAGCAGTCCGTTGTATTCGTCCTGAAGGGACTGAGGGAGGTCTAAATGGTAGATTGTGACATGAGGTTGTATGCCTGCAACACATGAACCAGCATGTTGGCTGGTAGAGATCAGAGCAGAGGACATGTCCATGCATGCATTTGTGATTTCTTATGCCACTAGTACAACATGTTTATGTCATGTTCAGGTAGAGAAACCAATCTTTACCGTGTCGTATCAGTTCGTCTATTAAGTTATTGTAGTACTCCAGGCCCTTCGGATTGATCTCTCCTCTTCCATCTATACACAGGTGGCATTCAGTATAAAAGAAATTCAGAGATGTATCACTGAACTGAACTACTGTATGGTTACCTGGAATAAGCCGGGGCCATGCAATGGAGAACCTGTACGCGTCTAAACCCATCTCATGCATAAGTTTTACATCGTCCTAATGTCAAAAATGAATTGAAATAGCTTGATTGGTTAGCATCTGCCTGTGTCCCATTTGTGTTTCTATTGTGAAGTACTAATTGGTAGTTGGCACTAGAGGTGCGCACTAACCTTGTAATGATGATACTGATCTGCTGAAACATCCGCGGTGGATTTGTTGTAAGAGTAACCTGCCATGCTCATCGATACAATAGTTTCAGAAATTATTAGATCCTGGAGGCCATCGCAAGATATGTTTTGCAGATGTTGAATTGTTAATGAATGTTTGACGCGGATGATGATGAGTAAATTTTTCCCCCAAAAGGGAAAATATCCTGGCCTTTGCATCATGTGATGCACACAGCCATTGGTGATGACGTGCAAGTAATACATATGGTAATCTGAATTGACCTTGATGGGTGAAGGTGTCCCAGATGCTTGGTTTCCTTCCATCTTCCTCAACAGCCCCTTCCACCTAAGGCATCAAAGTTCAAAAGGATATTCCTcaaaaaaagaagtaaaaaaggATTAATTCCTTGGCTGCATTATTTGTGTTTCCCATTTAACAGACACACTATTTCATTTATTTTGTCACGGGCCTCATAAAGTCATAATGCTGCCTGCCTTGTACTACCTCTCAGCTGTTCCACCTCCAAGAGAAATTGCTGAAGAGAGCCGACTCTGGACAAGCGAACTGCGAACGCCATCGATCGATCCAGGCTGAGCGGTAGGCTACTTCATCTTTGTTAGTCTACTTTGTTATTATGTTTGTTGTAGTTGGCTTGCTGCTACAGCATGTTGCTGATAGCTGAGATTTTCGTTCTTCTCCTTCCCCAGTAGCGTGGATCTCCCCTACCGCGTTCCGtcaagaaaaaagagaagaaagaggTAGGCAGCACCTGGTAGGCCGAGGTGCCTGCGCCGAAGACGAACCCCTCGGGGAAGTCATGGCGGGTGAGCGCGGAGGCGTGTCTCGGAACCAAGGCTGCGGCGGCgaagagggcggcggcgacggcaacgggGAAGGGAAAGATCATCGGCGTGAGCACCGCCATGGCGTTAGCGCCTCTGCACGGCTCTGTTGTTGAGGCGGCCTTGTTGGGCGAGCTGCCGAGTGAGCTAGAGTAGATACTATCTACTACTCGGCCACTCCTTCCTTTGTCTCCTCGCTTTCACGCGGACCACGCGGTTGGTGCATGCGGCGCTTTCGCGAGCCCTGTTCTCACTTCTCAGGTGGTCCAGTAGAGGCCAGCGAGCAGACAAAGGGATGGCACCGCTGCAGATGTTACACCAATAAGATGTACGCACCTTTTTTCTTCTTTAATTTACACCCCTTATGATTCAGTGAAGAAGGAAACGGTACCACTCTACTGGCGCCTGCTCAAGCTGTTGCCTCTTGCATGCATACGAGTACCTCTGAATGGATCGGATGAATCCAGGCAGCAAAACATTGcatgttttttcttttattttctttctttttggtgcaAGAAGAAGCAAAACATTGCATGTTATCGAGGCTGAACTGCATTAATGACGATGCATATTGACAACGGCAAATCTCTGTtcgatttttcttttcttttgagatCAAATCTCTTTcattcatatcatcttggtatatCTTGatatttacgaagtcatcgtaggagTACATGTTTGACAGCTACATGTTTCACGTAGAAATGTACAGATAGAGCAGCGAATATAAACAACAAAGTGGCACTGGCGCCATAGCCTGAACAACGACGAAAACCTGTGCAGGTCATGTTAAAATGGAATAACACCGAATCCTCCTCTGGCAGTGTCCAAGAAGCCCACAGGTCATGCGGCGACGTAGGCTTTCCCCGCCGGCCGCAGCTCGCCGCCTTTGAGGAAGCCGGAGTACCAGCGGCCAGAGTTCCTCACGTATCTTGTCCTCCCCTCGCCGTCCATGTCGACGCCGCACAGGCCGAAGCGCATCCGGTAGCCGAAGAGGAACTCGAACACGTCGAGGAAAGACCACACGAAGTATCCCCGCGCGTTTGATCCGTTCCTGCAACCAGTGTACACAGCCGCCCTCACTCTATCAGAAGCCAATTGGATTCCACGCATGTTTCTTGATCCCAAGAGTCTCGACTGAATTTGTGCTAAGATCCTCTTCCGGACATGGCTTCGGTTGGAGGTTCGACATTTCGTTCAGGATGCATACTAAAACACTACAGAGACAGAGAAAAATCACCTTATGGACAGATAGAGAACTTCCAGATAGTCTTGCAGGAACTCTGATCTGTCGTCGTCGTCGTACTCGACCTTCCGCGGGAGTTCGGAGGCGTCCGCGTATCCTGAAACATCAAACAAAAGATTTCCCATGCCGTTGATTTTGATTTTACAGAGGTCAGTGTATCTTGCATTTCAGCTCAAACCACCCTAACAGGTATTCATGGTGTCAGCTTATCTCCCGAAAGAAGGATAGCATATGCAGCgatcagttttttctttttctttttcagctTACCGTTTTCATGGATCATGACTGGTGGATTCCCGTACTTGAGCTTCAGGTGGTCCAGTAGCCTCCCTAGAGCCCAAGGAGCATACTCAAGGCGGCCCTGCATGTTATATCAATACAAATTACACACCTTTTATGGTTCAGAAGGAAAAGAAGAAAAGTTCAGTCATTTGAAATGAAACAGAGAAGGCTTGTGATTTATGTATAAATACCTCTTGGATATCGTCGAATGGATCTGAACCCAGGCAAGAAAATGGTGCATGTTAGTGAGGTGAGGTTGACTTGCATCAGTGATGACACATTTCTCAAACAAAGATAGATGGGAACATCTAATACGGAGTACTTGGTACTTACTTGCGATGGCGTATGCATCAGCATAGTAGTCCCTCTGCTTCATATTGAACGCGTTATCATGGGCTCGAGCCCGAACAACAAGGTAGTGATTGAAGCCGACGAAGTCAAATGATCCGGGCAATTTCTTCGACTGCTCCGCTGTAAAATCCGGCAACCGTGCGCCTACCCTGCTCCTCATCACAGCAGGGTAGTCCCCATACACCAAAGGATGCATAAACCTGTCCAGAGATGGCATGAATTCTTGCTGCTTGTATCCACAAAATTAGCATTGAAAATTCAATTATGATGCATTTCAACATTAACCAAGTACTAACCATCCAATGTGGAAGTCATTCATCCTCATTGCAGCAGCTGCATCCTCTGATGAATTGGTAGCTGGCTCATGCCACCAGCCCAGGAGAGTAATTCCTATCTGTCCTCTTTGAGTTGCCTATGGAGTGAGGATTGCATTGGATGGTCATGTTAATTTCTAGTATCAGTCAACTACTGCATCTATCTATTACTCAAGAACACTGATATGAGAGTTACCTGGTACTTGGCTCTATACAGGGACACTGCTGAGGCATGTGCAAGCAGGAGGTGGTGGGCGGCTATGTAGGGCTCCGTTGTAGAATCCCCCCAGGTGCAGTTCCCGAAGGGATGGGAGCAGCGCTGCGGCGGCAACACGCCACTGTCGAGGCCTCCTATGGTCTCTATGTTGGGCTCGTTGACGGTGACCCAGTGCTTCACCCTGTCCCCGAAGCTCTTGAAGCAGGCTTCGGCATACGCGGTGTAATCGTCTCTGCAACACAACACATTCAGTTTTATGCAGAGCATCTGAAAACTCTGGATCTTCGTCTTAATTCAGCCGCCTTAATTTGCGGGTGTCAGAGATGGTGGTCCAACGGTTGTTGCACTCACATGAATCTGGGGCTGAGCAGTCCGTTGTATTCGTCCTGAAGGGACTGAGGGAGATCGAAATGGTAGATTGTGACATGAGGTTCTATGCCTGCAACACATGCCAGAAGATATTGACTGGATTTCCCAAGGTTGCAACAAGGAAAAGAAAGGTTGCTACTACTGCAACATGTTTATGTCAGTTTTAGATAGGAGAGAAGTGCATATTCCAACCCTGAACTTTTGCCCTAGTCTAATTTACAACCCCGAATTTCAATACCGTCTAAATTACAACCCCCAACTCTGAAAACCGGCTAGGATTCAACCTCCCCTTtctgttgaccggttttgaccagtcaacaggtcCAGTCAGCATGCCACGTCAGCAAAATTGCAAAATTTCCAAGGAAAAAATCTCTAAAATCGAAGAAAATCCAGGAAAAGAAATAAGAAATCAAATTTCCGAAAAATAGGGAAAATAAAAAACCGAATTTCCAGAAAAACAATAATTTCCAGGAAAAACCCAAAAACTCAAATTCCCGAAAAATTATTTCcagaaaaaaaaaatcattttttaaattttcCCTAGCTTCTTTCGCGAacaattttttgggaattttgctTTTTTATATATTTTCCCCTTGATTTTTTCCTGATCTTATagatttttatttactttttcttgaaattttgaaaaaaatatctgACATGGCATGCTGATTGGACCCGTTGACTAGTCAAAACTGGTCACCCCTGATCAAAGCCGGTCAACAGGGAGGGGAGGGTTGAATCTTGACCGGTTTTGAGACTTGGGGGTTGTAATTTAGACGGTATTGAAGCTCGGGGTTGTAAATTAGATTAGGGCAAGAGTTCggggttgaaatatgcacttctctctttAGATAGAGAAATCAATCTTTACCATGACGTATCAATTCATCTATTAAGTTGTTGTAGTACTCCAAGCCTTTCGGATTGATCTCTCCTCTTCCATCTACATAAACGTGGCTTCGGTCAGTATCAACAAAATACAGAGGTGCACTactcaactactccctctgtcccaaaatataagaacgttttcaacactacactagtgtcaaaaatgttcttatattatgggaaggagggagtactatatggTAATCCCCTTTTCCATCTACACAGGTGGCATTCAGTATAAAAGAAAATTCAGAGATGTACTACTCAACTACTACATGGTTACCTGGTATAAGCCGGGGCCATGCGATGGAGAATCTGTACGCGTCTAAACCCATCTCATGCATAAGTTTTACATCATCCTAATGTCAAAAGAGAAATTTAAATTGTTTGATTAGTCAGCATTTGCCTGTGTCCCATTTGCGTTTTATTTTCAAGTAATTGGTGCTAGATCTTGAAAACAACCTTATAATGGTGATACTGATCTGCTGAGATATCTGCGGTAGATTTATCAAAGGAATAACCTGCCATGCTCATCAG comes from Triticum aestivum cultivar Chinese Spring chromosome 5B, IWGSC CS RefSeq v2.1, whole genome shotgun sequence and encodes:
- the LOC123112648 gene encoding beta-glucosidase 32 isoform X1; amino-acid sequence: MAPRLFVLLLFCLATLPRDAAALTRRDFPDGFIFGAGTSAFQVEGAAAEGGRKPSIWDTFTHQGYSFDKSTADISADQYHHYKDDVKLMHEMGLDAYRFSIAWPRLIPDGRGEINPKGLEYYNNLIDELIRHGIEPHVTIYHFDLPQSLQDEYNGLLSPRFIDDYTAYAEACFKSFGDRVKHWVTVNEPNIETIGGLDSGVLPPQRCSHPFGNCTWGDSTTEPYIAAHHLLLAHASAVSLYRAKYQATQRGQIGITLLGWWHEPATNSSEDAAAAMRMNDFHIGWFMHPLVYGDYPAVMRSRVGARLPDFTAEQSKKLPGSFDFVGFNHYLVVRARAHDNAFNMKQRDYYADAYAIANPFDDIQEGRLEYAPWALGRLLDHLKLKYGNPPVMIHENGYADASELPRKVEYDDDDRSEFLQDYLEVLYLSIRNGSNARGYFVWSFLDVFEFLFGYRMRFGLCGVDMDGEGRTRYVRNSGRWYSGFLKGGELRPAGKAYVAA
- the LOC123112648 gene encoding beta-glucosidase 32 isoform X2 — encoded protein: MSMAGYSFDKSTADISADQYHHYKDDVKLMHEMGLDAYRFSIAWPRLIPDGRGEINPKGLEYYNNLIDELIRHGIEPHVTIYHFDLPQSLQDEYNGLLSPRFIDDYTAYAEACFKSFGDRVKHWVTVNEPNIETIGGLDSGVLPPQRCSHPFGNCTWGDSTTEPYIAAHHLLLAHASAVSLYRAKYQATQRGQIGITLLGWWHEPATNSSEDAAAAMRMNDFHIGWFMHPLVYGDYPAVMRSRVGARLPDFTAEQSKKLPGSFDFVGFNHYLVVRARAHDNAFNMKQRDYYADAYAIANPFDDIQEGRLEYAPWALGRLLDHLKLKYGNPPVMIHENGYADASELPRKVEYDDDDRSEFLQDYLEVLYLSIRNGSNARGYFVWSFLDVFEFLFGYRMRFGLCGVDMDGEGRTRYVRNSGRWYSGFLKGGELRPAGKAYVAA
- the LOC123112648 gene encoding beta-glucosidase 32 isoform X3, producing MHEMGLDAYRFSIAWPRLIPDGRGEINPKGLEYYNNLIDELIRHGIEPHVTIYHFDLPQSLQDEYNGLLSPRFIDDYTAYAEACFKSFGDRVKHWVTVNEPNIETIGGLDSGVLPPQRCSHPFGNCTWGDSTTEPYIAAHHLLLAHASAVSLYRAKYQATQRGQIGITLLGWWHEPATNSSEDAAAAMRMNDFHIGWFMHPLVYGDYPAVMRSRVGARLPDFTAEQSKKLPGSFDFVGFNHYLVVRARAHDNAFNMKQRDYYADAYAIANPFDDIQEGRLEYAPWALGRLLDHLKLKYGNPPVMIHENGYADASELPRKVEYDDDDRSEFLQDYLEVLYLSIRNGSNARGYFVWSFLDVFEFLFGYRMRFGLCGVDMDGEGRTRYVRNSGRWYSGFLKGGELRPAGKAYVAA